A region from the Vicia villosa cultivar HV-30 ecotype Madison, WI linkage group LG3, Vvil1.0, whole genome shotgun sequence genome encodes:
- the LOC131658159 gene encoding uncharacterized protein LOC131658159, which translates to MRKYIEYSDLVAALLVAEQNNELLIKNHQARPTGTMPYPETNATAFNRGRGGFNRLERRGGHVRFDGNNGHACFDGHNQGAYHGRNHFRGRGRGRVHVNSYRSHRYDQNNWNHKGKGKYIQEGPSRNYEDICYRCGKKGYWSKVCRTPEHLCKRQMAYVEEKGKEVNFNEIEPRNDNTYLKLLTLLEMKQIK; encoded by the coding sequence ATGAGGAAATATATTGAGTATTCTGATTTAGTTGCAGCCCTTCTAGTGGCAGAACAAAATAACGAGCTCCTAATAAAAAACCACCAGGCACGACCCACAGGAACAATGCCATATCCTGAAACTAATGCCACGGCCTTTAATCGTGGGCGCGGTGGATTTAATCGTCTTGAGAGACGTGGTGGTCATGTTCGTTTTGATGGTAATAATGGTCATGCTTGTTTTGATGGTCACAATCAAGGAGCATATCATGGTCGAAACCATTTTCGTGGTAGAGGACGTGGAAGAGTTCATGTGAATAGTTATAGATCCCACAGATATGACCAAAATAATTGGAATCACAAAGGAAAGGGTAAGTATATCCAAGAAGGTCCTTCAAGGAATTATGAGGATATATGTTACAGATGCGGAAAGAAAGGCTATTGGTCTAAGGTGTGTAGAACACCAGAACATTTGTGTAAAAGACAAATGGCATATGttgaagaaaagggaaaagaagtgAATTTTAATGAGATTGAACCCAGAAATGATAATACCTATTTGAAACTGCTGACTTTGTTGGAGATGAAACAGATTAAGTaa